Proteins encoded together in one Psychrobacter sp. 28M-43 window:
- a CDS encoding AraC family transcriptional regulator, translating into MNQTTIDQLLAVLPRNKTIESAVSGLFFYCADKPSKAVSYIQEPSICIVLQGEREIYLGADCQRFDNSNLMFCPVNIPLSMHIKHASIKNPVIVLSMKLDLAMIRDVLAQIPTTHPMAGSHLGIKWHLDDTIMDAFERLIRLLDYPNDIDFLSSLIQQEIYYRLLLAEQGNKLKQLVVSGSHTHRIAQATDWIKAHLDEPIMVESLASRCGMSVSGFHQHFKEITQLSPLQYQKSLRLMEARRLIKMHGTQISQIAMQVGYESPSQFSREYKRFFGLSPSNEL; encoded by the coding sequence TGACCAACTTTTAGCAGTACTACCTAGAAATAAAACCATCGAATCTGCTGTTTCAGGCTTGTTCTTTTACTGCGCGGATAAACCAAGCAAAGCCGTAAGCTATATTCAAGAGCCAAGTATTTGTATTGTACTGCAAGGTGAACGAGAGATTTACTTGGGTGCTGACTGTCAAAGGTTTGACAATAGTAACTTGATGTTTTGTCCAGTTAATATACCGCTAAGTATGCATATTAAACACGCTTCAATAAAAAACCCCGTCATTGTTTTATCAATGAAATTAGATTTAGCCATGATTAGAGATGTATTAGCGCAGATACCGACCACACACCCAATGGCAGGCAGCCATTTAGGGATAAAGTGGCACCTAGATGACACCATAATGGATGCGTTTGAGCGATTGATACGCTTGCTTGATTATCCAAACGATATTGATTTTCTGTCTTCTTTAATTCAACAAGAAATATACTATCGCCTACTCTTGGCTGAGCAAGGCAACAAACTTAAGCAATTGGTCGTTAGCGGTAGCCATACACACCGCATTGCCCAAGCGACTGACTGGATAAAGGCACATCTAGATGAACCTATCATGGTTGAGAGCTTAGCTAGTAGATGCGGCATGAGTGTTTCAGGGTTTCATCAGCACTTTAAAGAAATAACCCAGCTGAGTCCGTTACAGTATCAGAAAAGCTTACGTTTAATGGAAGCCAGACGCTTAATTAAGATGCATGGTACGCAAATATCACAAATAGCAATGCAAGTAGGATATGAAAGTCCTAGTCAGTTTAGCCGAGAATATAAGCGGTTTTTTGGTCTAAGCCCAAGTAATGAGTTGTAG
- a CDS encoding SAM-dependent methyltransferase, translating to MWDERYSGTEFAFGTEPNDFLRETFEQIPVGGHVLCLAEGEGRNAVFLAEQGFTVTAMDMSEVGLNKANKLAKDRGVAITTQVADLEHYNFGQYKWDAIVSIWAHVPETVRQYVHAQVGTALKPEGVFIVEAYTERQLETEAVGGPPASQRERFGALENFQNELVGLKEIVGVEKLRIVSEGKRHQGLSAVVQFVGKKVSN from the coding sequence ATGTGGGATGAACGCTATAGCGGTACAGAGTTCGCATTTGGTACCGAACCTAATGATTTTTTGAGAGAGACGTTTGAGCAGATACCTGTAGGTGGACACGTACTTTGTCTAGCAGAGGGCGAGGGTAGGAATGCAGTATTCTTAGCTGAGCAAGGCTTCACTGTAACTGCGATGGATATGTCCGAAGTAGGTTTGAACAAAGCGAACAAGTTGGCAAAAGATAGAGGGGTAGCTATTACTACCCAAGTAGCTGATTTAGAACATTATAACTTTGGTCAGTATAAATGGGACGCTATAGTTTCTATCTGGGCACACGTGCCTGAAACGGTACGTCAATACGTACATGCACAAGTTGGCACCGCTCTCAAGCCAGAGGGAGTATTTATCGTCGAAGCTTATACAGAACGACAGCTTGAAACAGAGGCAGTCGGTGGACCACCAGCCAGTCAAAGGGAACGTTTTGGCGCTTTAGAGAACTTTCAAAATGAGCTTGTAGGACTGAAAGAGATTGTTGGTGTAGAGAAGTTGCGTATAGTATCAGAAGGAAAGCGCCATCAAGGGCTTAGCGCTGTAGTACAGTTTGTTGGCAAAAAAGTTAGCAACTAG
- the hrpA gene encoding ATP-dependent RNA helicase HrpA, protein MPNTSENEPKMPSESSVEERNKTTNPDDSQLNNKFSDDRTAFQTSIASDLPVLAKDSYYLSRLERELARAAVSKNKKSDHDSEQKNNSDDVLAKKRAQYEKIKTRSQEAVQARIDSIPSDLPAKLNLDLPVSQRAEDLVQAIIDNQVIIVAGETGSGKTTQLPKLAMLAGRGITGQIGHTQPRRLAARSVANRIAEELGEPLGNTVSFKIRFNEQGTAQSVVKLMTDGILLAELGHDRFLSKYDTIIIDEAHERSLNIDFIMGYLKKMLPKRPDLKVIITSATLDTKRFSEYFSRYDSKLKRQVPAPIFNVEGRSFPVEVRYRPLTDEPVNSSEDDSYDDFEENLPRAVVAAVEECFSDAQSKGHADQADILIFAATEAEIRETQEVLERHGPRHTEVLPLFARQTYEEQQRIFQPSGRGRRIVIATNVAETALTVPGIRYVIDLGFARISRYSYRSRVQRLPIEAISQAAANQRKGRCGRVAPGVCIRLYSEEDFSGRPEFTEPEILRTNLASVILQMANLRLGSVDDFEFIEPPDSRLVTDGHKLLDELGAITSKKDIAAQDKTNNPKARKGLDHLRLTATGQKMARMPIDPRLARMLVAGSDFDCIREMLIVVAALAVQDPRERPANKRTQADQKHAVFRQDDSDFLFYLSLWKALFEKDEDGNKLSGNQRKQFAKKNYLSFPRVREWHQTHRQLVQMVTELKLTDVNESKAADKNVAVNDPTAIEDEELKAVKYANLHRALLTGLLSIIAHKTESRGEYLAARQQKTKIFPASTVFKQIPPWVMAFEMVETSQVFMRTVAKIEPEWIISAAGDLLKYHYFEPHWSKKTGRVKAYAQISLFGLIIVSKQLTNYEQVNLVESREIFIRDGLVTGNFGRNAPFLQHNMDKIAHIERIEDKLRRRDLLVDEETLYQFYDKKIPEHVASRKAFEDWRAEVEKHDAKHLFFTDEDVLYSQAPTTGDFPEVWKLGDLKLPLRYIFDPASDDDGVTIRVPLAALPQLDAIELLWGVPGWRYELVLQLLKSLPKEIRRQIVPIPNTADSLFDELQPKGGQGLLKQLCQALHRRGIMSVTPENFNPSTIDRYLQPQICVVDEKNRIIEKGRDLQTLQIRHASETSQAVNEQQGVHTEFPEHFAFSKNHHSAGVVMKQFAALVADEAGEAVSIHQYTDVNAALQAHRIGVLTLIKGKLGAKKKQLTSQIDSIFKLAFAPLGDMDKLKTIVIDAALDAALEEHYVLFDHSENLPESADDIAVGLSEELPFTSEEYAQTLEVVVNNFLLTGQSVIKTLKNVYTRWQRIRQGLLMLDREIFGESIDDIEDQLEDLHLADFVYRMDYSHWQQYPRYLEALQIRLERLEHNLDADLDGVYALDLHMERLAGRADKEAISEYRWMVEEYRIQLFAQPMKTRMAVSPKRLSKMWDKVS, encoded by the coding sequence ATGCCCAATACTTCTGAGAATGAACCAAAAATGCCTAGTGAAAGCAGCGTTGAAGAAAGAAATAAGACGACAAATCCAGATGACAGCCAATTGAATAACAAGTTCAGCGACGATAGAACTGCTTTTCAGACTAGCATTGCCTCTGATCTACCAGTTCTTGCTAAAGACAGCTATTACTTAAGCCGTCTTGAGCGAGAGCTGGCACGTGCTGCCGTGTCTAAGAATAAAAAATCTGATCATGATTCTGAGCAAAAGAATAATTCAGATGATGTACTTGCCAAGAAACGTGCTCAGTACGAGAAAATAAAGACACGTTCTCAAGAAGCTGTGCAGGCACGTATCGATAGTATTCCAAGTGATTTACCTGCCAAACTAAATCTGGATTTGCCTGTTAGCCAACGCGCAGAAGACTTAGTACAAGCGATTATCGATAATCAAGTCATTATCGTCGCTGGTGAGACGGGTTCTGGTAAAACGACGCAGTTGCCTAAGCTTGCGATGCTAGCAGGGCGTGGTATTACAGGGCAGATAGGGCATACACAGCCGAGACGATTGGCTGCTCGTAGTGTGGCAAACCGTATCGCAGAAGAGTTGGGTGAGCCATTGGGTAATACCGTCAGTTTTAAGATTCGCTTTAATGAGCAAGGGACAGCGCAATCTGTTGTAAAGCTCATGACGGATGGTATTTTGCTTGCTGAGTTGGGTCACGATCGGTTCTTGAGTAAGTACGATACGATTATTATCGATGAGGCGCATGAGCGTAGCTTAAACATTGATTTTATTATGGGTTATCTCAAAAAGATGCTGCCCAAGCGCCCAGATTTAAAAGTTATTATTACCTCGGCGACCCTTGATACTAAGCGCTTTAGTGAATACTTCAGCCGTTATGACAGCAAGCTCAAACGGCAAGTCCCTGCGCCTATTTTTAATGTAGAAGGGCGTAGCTTTCCAGTAGAAGTCCGTTATCGTCCGTTGACAGATGAGCCAGTGAACAGCTCAGAAGATGACAGCTACGATGATTTTGAGGAGAACCTGCCGCGTGCTGTGGTTGCCGCTGTCGAAGAGTGCTTTAGCGATGCGCAGAGCAAAGGCCACGCCGATCAAGCTGATATTTTGATATTCGCTGCGACTGAAGCGGAGATTCGCGAAACGCAAGAGGTGCTTGAGCGTCATGGCCCGCGCCATACAGAAGTACTACCACTGTTTGCACGGCAGACTTACGAAGAGCAGCAGCGTATCTTTCAGCCATCGGGTCGAGGTCGCCGTATTGTTATCGCAACCAACGTTGCTGAGACTGCATTGACTGTGCCGGGTATTCGCTATGTGATTGACTTGGGTTTTGCGCGGATTTCGCGTTACTCGTATCGCTCGCGCGTACAACGCTTACCGATTGAAGCAATTTCCCAAGCAGCGGCTAATCAGCGTAAAGGTCGCTGTGGCCGTGTTGCTCCAGGTGTTTGTATTCGTCTTTATAGTGAAGAAGATTTTAGTGGTCGCCCTGAGTTTACTGAGCCTGAGATTTTACGTACTAACTTAGCGTCAGTAATCTTGCAAATGGCCAATCTACGTCTAGGTAGTGTGGATGACTTTGAATTCATTGAGCCGCCTGATAGCCGATTGGTCACTGATGGTCATAAACTGCTAGATGAATTGGGCGCTATTACCTCTAAGAAAGACATCGCTGCTCAGGACAAAACCAATAACCCAAAAGCGAGAAAAGGGCTTGATCACCTGCGCTTGACAGCGACTGGTCAGAAAATGGCACGTATGCCAATCGATCCAAGGCTAGCACGTATGCTGGTGGCTGGTTCCGACTTTGATTGTATTCGCGAAATGCTGATCGTTGTGGCCGCGCTTGCGGTACAGGATCCACGCGAACGTCCTGCCAATAAACGTACGCAAGCGGATCAAAAGCATGCTGTTTTCCGTCAAGACGATTCTGACTTTTTGTTTTATTTGAGTCTATGGAAGGCACTGTTTGAGAAAGATGAAGACGGTAATAAACTGTCTGGCAATCAGCGTAAGCAGTTTGCTAAGAAAAACTATCTGAGCTTTCCGCGTGTACGTGAATGGCATCAGACACACCGTCAATTGGTGCAGATGGTCACTGAGCTAAAGTTAACTGATGTTAATGAGTCAAAAGCTGCTGATAAAAATGTAGCTGTTAATGATCCGACAGCGATCGAAGATGAAGAGTTAAAAGCCGTTAAATATGCCAATCTGCATAGAGCATTATTGACAGGCTTATTGTCTATCATTGCGCACAAGACCGAAAGCCGCGGCGAGTATTTGGCTGCGCGTCAGCAAAAAACCAAGATATTCCCCGCCAGTACGGTGTTCAAACAAATACCACCTTGGGTGATGGCGTTTGAGATGGTGGAGACTTCACAAGTCTTTATGCGTACCGTTGCCAAAATCGAACCAGAATGGATTATCTCAGCAGCAGGTGACTTGCTGAAATATCACTACTTCGAACCACATTGGTCTAAGAAAACAGGACGCGTCAAAGCCTACGCTCAGATTAGTCTCTTTGGACTGATTATTGTTAGTAAGCAGCTGACCAACTATGAGCAAGTTAATTTAGTTGAATCACGAGAGATATTTATCCGTGATGGCTTGGTGACAGGTAACTTTGGTCGCAATGCACCATTTCTGCAACATAATATGGACAAGATTGCTCATATTGAGCGTATCGAAGACAAGCTGCGTCGCCGTGATTTGTTGGTGGATGAAGAGACGCTCTATCAGTTCTATGATAAGAAAATCCCTGAGCATGTCGCCAGTCGTAAAGCGTTTGAAGATTGGCGTGCAGAAGTCGAAAAGCATGATGCCAAGCATCTATTCTTTACTGATGAAGATGTACTTTATAGCCAAGCGCCAACCACAGGGGATTTCCCAGAAGTGTGGAAACTGGGCGATTTAAAACTGCCGCTTCGCTATATCTTTGATCCCGCCAGCGATGATGATGGCGTGACCATACGTGTGCCACTTGCCGCATTACCGCAGCTCGATGCGATTGAGCTACTGTGGGGCGTGCCCGGTTGGCGCTATGAATTGGTATTGCAGCTGCTCAAGTCGTTGCCAAAGGAGATACGTCGCCAAATCGTACCGATACCCAATACTGCAGACAGTTTGTTTGATGAGTTGCAGCCAAAGGGTGGACAAGGATTGCTGAAGCAGCTGTGTCAGGCATTACATCGTCGCGGTATTATGTCGGTGACGCCAGAGAACTTCAATCCATCTACGATTGATCGCTATTTGCAGCCACAAATCTGCGTGGTCGATGAGAAAAACCGTATCATCGAAAAAGGCCGTGATCTACAAACCCTACAGATTCGTCATGCATCCGAAACCAGTCAAGCAGTAAATGAACAGCAAGGCGTGCATACTGAGTTCCCTGAGCATTTTGCTTTTAGCAAAAACCATCATAGCGCAGGTGTGGTAATGAAACAGTTTGCAGCGCTCGTCGCTGATGAAGCGGGAGAAGCTGTATCGATTCATCAATATACTGATGTCAATGCAGCACTTCAAGCACATCGTATCGGGGTACTGACTTTAATAAAAGGCAAACTTGGTGCAAAGAAAAAGCAGTTAACGAGCCAAATCGATAGTATATTTAAACTGGCATTTGCACCACTTGGCGACATGGACAAACTTAAAACGATCGTTATAGATGCTGCGTTAGACGCGGCTCTCGAAGAGCACTATGTCTTATTTGATCACTCTGAAAATTTACCAGAAAGCGCCGATGACATCGCAGTTGGATTGAGCGAGGAGCTACCCTTTACCTCTGAAGAGTATGCCCAAACTCTTGAAGTGGTGGTGAATAACTTCTTATTAACTGGTCAAAGCGTTATCAAAACGCTTAAGAATGTCTACACTCGTTGGCAGCGCATTCGCCAAGGGTTGCTGATGTTAGATCGTGAAATATTTGGTGAGTCTATCGATGATATCGAAGATCAGTTAGAAGATTTACATTTGGCTGATTTTGTTTATCGGATGGATTACAGCCACTGGCAACAGTACCCACGCTATCTTGAAGCGCTACAGATTCGATTAGAGCGTCTGGAGCACAATCTCGACGCCGACCTCGATGGTGTATACGCGCTTGACTTGCATATGGAACGGCTAGCAGGACGTGCGGACAAAGAAGCCATCAGTGAGTATCGCTGGATGGTAGAGGAATACCGTATTCAATTGTTTGCCCAGCCTATGAAAACTCGTATGGCAGTATCGCCCAAGCGTCTAAGCAAGATGTGGGATAAGGTGAGTTAG
- a CDS encoding DUF1543 domain-containing protein has protein sequence MLTLYMVQLGGRPKGRLIEQHDIFFGAASQVSGLIADINEHWPEVKNKWHIDSYRAITKVGNYTIKLIESSEQVEAATDLRLFFINLGGYQQGSFEEFHYKLLIVAPNQADAIKQAKKSDFYKQFTLKDETSPFNAASHIDDKFAVDIDDIYNVNDLISSVQLSIEPISDIDELNAKEDKEYVGYLSIKNLKKLAL, from the coding sequence ATGCTAACACTATATATGGTTCAACTGGGCGGCCGTCCTAAAGGCCGTCTGATTGAGCAACACGATATTTTTTTTGGTGCAGCCAGTCAAGTGAGTGGCTTGATAGCAGATATCAATGAACATTGGCCTGAGGTAAAAAATAAATGGCATATAGATTCTTATCGAGCAATTACTAAAGTGGGTAATTACACCATCAAGTTAATTGAATCAAGTGAGCAAGTAGAGGCTGCTACTGACTTAAGGTTATTCTTTATCAATCTAGGTGGCTATCAGCAGGGCAGTTTTGAAGAATTTCATTACAAGCTACTTATCGTTGCACCTAACCAAGCTGACGCGATCAAACAAGCGAAGAAAAGTGATTTTTATAAGCAGTTTACTTTGAAAGATGAAACGTCACCTTTTAATGCAGCTTCTCATATTGATGATAAGTTTGCAGTAGATATAGATGACATATATAACGTAAATGATCTTATCTCAAGTGTTCAGCTTTCGATTGAGCCTATTAGTGATATAGATGAGCTGAATGCTAAAGAAGACAAAGAGTACGTCGGCTATCTAAGCATCAAGAATTTAAAGAAATTGGCGCTATAA
- a CDS encoding metallophosphoesterase family protein, producing the protein MDNLEKKQITTIAAISDIHSNVYALEAVLADIRYRDVDQIVNLGDILYGPIAPLTTYELLMANRDDIITIRGNQDRQIYEATTAEIANNPTMGFIIKDLSKKAIEWMRSLPFDFHVSEDVYLCHGSPTDDMIYLLEDIETGQPIVRNDATILALLDGIDNDVILCGHTHIPRTVVLSSGQTIVNSGSVGYPAYEDDLPTIHKMQTYSPHANYALIKCIETQQGKHWQTEHVKVAYNHEAAANMALKNGREDWAFALKTGRVVPV; encoded by the coding sequence ATGGATAACTTAGAAAAGAAACAGATAACAACCATCGCTGCGATTTCAGATATTCATAGTAATGTCTACGCTCTTGAAGCTGTGCTTGCCGATATAAGATATCGAGATGTTGATCAGATTGTCAATCTTGGTGATATTTTATACGGGCCAATAGCGCCTCTTACTACCTATGAGCTATTAATGGCAAATCGAGATGACATTATTACTATTAGAGGCAATCAGGATAGGCAGATTTATGAAGCCACTACGGCAGAAATTGCTAATAATCCAACCATGGGTTTTATTATCAAAGATCTCTCTAAAAAAGCAATTGAATGGATGCGGTCTTTGCCATTTGATTTTCATGTAAGTGAGGATGTATACCTCTGCCACGGTTCACCGACCGATGACATGATATATTTACTAGAGGATATCGAAACGGGTCAACCAATAGTGCGTAATGATGCGACTATATTGGCGTTACTCGATGGTATTGATAATGATGTTATCTTATGTGGTCACACACATATCCCACGAACAGTAGTACTGTCGTCAGGACAAACTATTGTGAATAGTGGTAGCGTTGGCTATCCAGCTTACGAAGATGATTTGCCTACTATTCATAAGATGCAAACTTATTCGCCTCATGCTAATTATGCTCTTATCAAGTGTATTGAGACTCAACAAGGTAAACATTGGCAAACAGAGCATGTCAAGGTGGCTTATAACCATGAAGCAGCAGCAAATATGGCCCTAAAAAACGGACGTGAAGATTGGGCATTTGCATTGAAGACGGGTAGAGTAGTTCCAGTATGA
- a CDS encoding alpha/beta fold hydrolase, translating to MTQYLLKATVLILLGAIAVLMAFIAKYWAPDRTVAELKQWQLPNSEFIDIQGMQAHVVQSANCHTHRGDAAEKNRPETIVLLHGTSASLHTWEGWTKALSDQYCVVSMDLPGFGLTGPYVDESTQYSSENYAAFVIEVLNHLKLDRVTLAGNSLGGKVAWRTAALYPERVNRLILVDSVGYPATPKHIPIGFKLAKYPMMSPILNRTLPRSVVEKSVLSVYADDSKVDEELINRYYELTLRQGNRQALSRRLNETDDDSDQAQIKQLDIPTLILWGAKDDLIPVENAALFHRDMRNSQLKIFDNLGHVPHEEDPLATVDVVKQFLISESGNG from the coding sequence ATGACACAGTACTTATTAAAAGCAACTGTTCTGATATTACTAGGCGCAATTGCCGTGTTAATGGCATTTATAGCAAAATATTGGGCACCTGATCGTACTGTCGCTGAGTTAAAACAATGGCAACTACCCAACAGCGAATTTATAGACATACAAGGTATGCAGGCGCATGTAGTGCAGTCAGCTAATTGTCATACACACCGTGGCGATGCAGCCGAAAAAAACCGACCCGAAACAATCGTTTTATTGCATGGTACATCGGCAAGTTTGCATACATGGGAGGGCTGGACCAAGGCGCTGTCTGATCAATACTGTGTCGTGAGCATGGATTTGCCAGGGTTTGGTTTGACAGGTCCTTATGTGGACGAGAGCACACAATATAGCAGCGAAAATTATGCGGCGTTTGTCATTGAAGTACTTAATCATTTGAAGCTGGACCGTGTCACGCTAGCCGGTAATTCATTGGGAGGCAAGGTAGCGTGGCGTACTGCAGCTTTGTATCCTGAGCGTGTCAATCGATTGATATTGGTAGATTCAGTTGGTTATCCAGCAACGCCCAAACATATTCCTATTGGTTTTAAACTTGCTAAATATCCAATGATGTCACCAATTTTAAATCGTACCCTACCCAGAAGTGTCGTCGAAAAAAGCGTTTTAAGCGTGTATGCCGATGACAGCAAAGTCGATGAGGAGTTGATTAACAGATACTATGAATTGACCTTGCGCCAAGGTAATCGGCAGGCTTTGAGTCGTCGCCTAAATGAGACTGATGATGACAGTGATCAAGCTCAAATAAAGCAGCTGGACATACCGACTTTGATCTTGTGGGGTGCAAAAGATGATCTTATTCCTGTAGAAAACGCCGCGTTATTTCATAGAGATATGCGTAATAGTCAGCTTAAGATATTTGATAACTTAGGTCATGTACCGCATGAAGAAGATCCGTTAGCAACCGTTGACGTTGTAAAGCAGTTTTTGATTAGTGAGTCAGGAAATGGATAA